A single window of Malus sylvestris chromosome 5, drMalSylv7.2, whole genome shotgun sequence DNA harbors:
- the LOC126621997 gene encoding SNF1-related protein kinase regulatory subunit beta-2-like, producing MGNVNGREDGGGSPSAAEEDSGAAGILQEGPAHGGRLVHGSAELMGQSPPHSPRATHSPLMFTPQVPVVPLQRPDEIQIPNNSWMQTSGFEDMCCEQGIPTMITWSYGGKDVAVEGSWDNWKTRLALQRSGKDFTIMKVLPSGVYQYRFIVDGQWRCSPDLPLAQDDAGNSYNLLDLQDYVPEDIGSISGFEPPQSPDSSYNNLQLGSEDFAKEPPSVPPHLQMTLLNAPSSYMEMPPPLSRPQHVVLNHLYMQRGKSGPSVVALGTTERFIAKYVTVVLYKSLQR from the exons ATGGGGAATGTGAATGGGAGAGAAGATGGTGGTGGAAGCCCCTCTGCGGCCGAGGAAGACAGCGGTGCCGCCGGCATCTTGCAGGAGGGCCCTGCCCACGGCGGCCGTCTTGTTCATGGCTCCGCTGAGTTGATGGGTCAATCACCTCCTCATAGCCCTAGGGCCACTCACTCCCCTTTGATGTTCACTCCCCAA GTCCCTGTGGTTCCCTTACAAAGACCAGATGAGATACAAATCCCAAACAACTCGTGGATGCAAACGTCGGGGTTTGAAGACATGTGCTGTGAGCAAGGAATTCCGACTATGATTACATGGAGCTATGGTGGGAAGGATGTAGCTGTGGAGGGATCATGGGATAATTGGAAGACAAG ATTGGCTTTACAGAGATCAGGAAAGGACTTCACTATTATGAAAGTACTGCCATCCGGTGTTTACCAATATAGGTTTATTGTTGATGGGCAGTGGAGGTGTTCTCCTGACTTGCCCTTGGCCCAAGATGATGCTGGCAATTCTTACAACCTTTTGGACTTGCAG GATTACGTTCCAGAAGACATCGGAAGCATTTCCGGCTTTGAACCTCCCCAGTCGCCGGACTCAAGTTATAACAACCTGCAGCTTGGATCTGAAGATTTTGCGAAGGAGCCCCCATCGGTTCCTCCACACCTACAAATGACACTGTTGAATGCACCTTCATCTTACATGGAGATGCCGCCTCCTTTGTCAAGACCTCAACATGTGGTACTCAATCATCTTTACATGCAGAGAGGGAAGAGTGGACCATCTGTAGTGGCACTCGGGACAACAGAGAGGTTTATAGCGAAGTATGTTACAGTGGTTCTCTACAAGTCCTTGCAGAgataa
- the LOC126624180 gene encoding heavy metal-associated isoprenylated plant protein 7-like: MGEEKKEEEKKEESKDEKKEEEKKEEKKEEEPPEIVLKVDMHCEACARKVARALKGFEGVEDVTTDSKASKVVVKGKAADPIKVCERLQKKSGKKVDLISPLPKPPEEKKEDQQVKEADKEEKKEQPPAVVTVVLQVRMHCDACAQVLQKRIRKIQGVESVETDVANNQVVVKGVVDPAKLAEEVYKKTRKQVSVVKEEEKKEEEKKEEEKKEAEKEGETKEGEEDKQGEDNKVDIKRSEYWPTKYYSDYSSYPNPQIFSDENPNACSVM; the protein is encoded by the exons ATGGGCGAA gagaagaaagaggaagagaagaaggaagaaagcaaagatgaaaagaaagaagaagagaaaaaggaagaaaagaaagaagaagagccTCCGGAGATTGTACTCAAGGTTGATATGCATTGTGAAGCTTGCGCAAGGAAGGTTGCTCGAGCCTTGAAGGGTTTTGAAG GAGTGGAGGATGTAACGACAGACAGCAAGGCAAGTAAGGTGGTGGTGAAAGGGAAGGCGGCAGACCCCATAAAGGTCTGCGAAAGATTACAAAAGAAAAGCGGCAAAAAAGTGGACCTCATTTCACCTTTGCCTAAACCACcagaggagaagaaggaggaccaaCAGGTTAAAGAAGCTGACaaggaagagaaaaaagagCAG CCTCCTGCTGTTGTTACGGTGGTATTGCAAGTTCGAATGCACTGCGACGCCTGCGCTCAAGTTCTACAGAAGCGAATTCGAAAGATCCAAG GAGTGGAATCAGTGGAAACAGACGTAGCTAATAATCAGGTTGTGGTAAAAGGCGTAGTGGACCCGGCGAAGCTAGCTGAGGAGGTGTATAAAAAAACCAGGAAGCAGGTTTCTGTTgtgaaggaggaagagaagaaggaagaagaaaagaaagaagaggagaaGAAAGAAGCCGAGAAAGAAGGAGAGACGAAAGAAGGGGAGGAAGACAAGCAGGGAGAGGATAATAAGGTCGATATCAAGCGAAGTGAATATTGGCCGACAAAGTACTACTCGGATTATTCATCGTATCCAAACCCTCAGATTTTCAGCGATGAAAACCCTAATGCATGCTCTGTTATGTAA
- the LOC126623098 gene encoding protein PYRICULARIA ORYZAE RESISTANCE 21 — MGEKEKVTIMVLKVDLGCHKCYKKVKKVLCKFPQIRDQIYDEKQNQVVIKVVCCSPEKIRDKICCKGGGAIKSIEIKEPEKPKPPPAEKPKEPEKPKPAEKPKVPEKPKPTTEKPKEPEKPKPAEKPKEPEKPKPADKPKEPENPKPAPPPAEPVKPPKPAPPPAEPVKPSPPPVQPGPVVPGYPPPVQVHACCMDCYQGHPGGPCYNGYGGGPAPYIQYDGYYGRPVYDSYGGGNKSYCVTRPDCFSEENPSACTVM; from the exons ATGGGGGAAAAGGAAAAG GTTACGATTATGGTGCTGAAGGTGGATCTTGGGTGTCACAAATGCTATAAGAAGGTCAAAAAAGTTCTCTGTAAATTCCCCC AAATACGAGACCAGATATACGACGAGAAGCAAAACCAAGTGGTGATCAAAGTGGTATGCTGTAGTCCAGAAAAGATAAGGGACAAGATTTGCTGCAAAGGTGGAGGTGCCATAAAAAGCATTGAGATCAAAGAGCCAGAGAAGCCCAAGCCACCACCGGCCGAGAAACCCAAAGAGCCCGAAAAACCTAAACCGGCAGAGAAACCCAAAGTGCCCGAAAAACCTAAACCGACGACTGAGAAACCCAAAGAGCCTGAAAAACCTAAACCGGCAGAGAAACCCAAAGAGCCTGAAAAACCTAAACCGGCAGATAAACCCAAGGAACCTGAAAATCCTAAACCTGCACCGCCACCAGCGGAGCCAGTGAAACCGCCAAAACCTGCACCGCCACCGGCTGAGCCAGTGAAGCCTTCTCCTCCTCCAGTGCAGCCGGGTCCTGTTGTGCCAGGGTACCCACCGCCTGTCCAAGTACACGCGTGTTGTATGGATTGTTACCAGGGGCATCCAGGTGGGCCATGCTACAATGGTTATGGCGGTGGGCCTGCCCCATACATACAATATGATGGTTACTATGGAAGGCCTGTGTACGACAGTTACGGCGGTGGAAACAAAAGCTACTGTGTTACCCGCCCTGATTGTTTCAGTGAAGAAAATCCCTCAGCTTGCACAGTCATGTAA
- the LOC126621996 gene encoding oligopeptide transporter 3-like codes for MASKNPSDPEKAPKGTNGAGDHYPHHDFPESDGHEPCKIEEVALVVPETDDPTMPVMTFRAWFLGITSCTILIFLNTFFTYRTQPLAISAILMQITTLPIGKFMASALPRREHSLLGWRFSLNPGPFNIKEHVIITIFANCGISYGGGDAYSIGAITIMKAYYKQSLSFILSLVIVLTTQVIGYGWAGILRRYLVDPVEMWWPSNVAQVSLFRALHEKDHKAKGLTRMQFFLIALTASFLYYALPGYLFPILTFFSWVCWAWPHSITAQQIGSGYNGLGVGAFTLDWAGISAYHGSPLVTPWTSILNVGVGFVIFIYIIMPLCYWKFNTFDAQTFPIFSNKLFTSTGHKYDTTKILTPQFDLNIDAYNSYGKLYLSPLFALSIGSGFARFTATLVHVALFHGSAILKQSKSAMKNAKMDIHEKLMKNYKQVPEWWFLVLLTVSIILSLVMSFVWKETVQLPWWGLLFAFVLSFIVTLPVGVIQATTNQQPGFDIIAQFMIGYVLPGKPIANLLFKIYGRISTVHALSFLSDLKLGHYMKIPPRCMYTAQLVGTLVSGVVNLAVAWWMLESIDNICDVESQNPNSPWTCPKYRVTFDASVIWGLIGPRRLFGPGGLYRNLVWLFLVGVFLPVPIWVMSKIFPDKKWIPLINMPVILYGFAGMPPATPTNIASWLITGGIFNYFVFKYHKRWWQKYNYVLSAALDAGTAFMGVLLFFALQNPKHELKWWGTTLDHCPLATCPIAPGIHVDGCPVF; via the exons ATGGCGTCCAAGAACCCTAGTGACCCAGAGAAGGCGCCAAAAGGCACTAACGGCGCCGGCGACCATTACCCACATCACGATTTTCCAGAATCGGACGGTCACGAGCCATGCAAAATAGAGGAGGTGGCGCTGGTGGTGCCGGAGACCGACGACCCGACGATGCCGGTGATGACATTCAGGGCATGGTTCTTGGGGATAACTTCCTGTACTATCCTAATCTTCCTCAACACCTTCTTCACCTACCGCACGCAGCCGCTGGCGATCTCGGCCATTCTCATGCAGATTACTACTCTGCCCATCGGGAAGTTCATGGCCTCCGCTCTCCCCCGCCGCGAGCACAGCCTCCTTGGGTGGCGGTTCAGCCTCAACCCCGGGCCCTTCAACATAAAGGAGCATGTTATTATTACCATTTTTGCGAATTGTGGGATTTCTTACGGTGGGGGTGATGCCTACTCGATTGGCGCAATCACCATTATGAAGGCTTATTACAAGCAGAGCTTGAGCTTTATCCTTAGCCTCGTTATCGTCCTCACCACTCAG GTGATTGGGTATGGATGGGCTGGGATTCTCAGGAGGTACTTGGTCGACCCGGTGGAAATGTGGTGGCCTTCCAACGTTGCTCAGGTTTCTCTGTTTAG AGCACTCCACGAAAAAGACCATAAAGCGAAAGGCCTTACCCGGATGCAGTTTTTCCTCATTGCCTTGACAGCAAGCTTTCTCTACTATGCACTCCCTGGCTATCTTTTCCCCATCTTGACGTTCTTCTCATGGGTCTGCTGGGCTTGGCCACACAGTATCACAGCTCAGCAGATAGGCTCAGGTTACAATGGACTTGGTGTTGGTGCCTTCACCCTCGATTGGGCTGGGATTTCTGCTTATCACGGCAGCCCCCTCGTCACGCCATGGACTTCCATTCTCAATGTTGGGGTTGGATTTGTCATCTTCATCTACATCATTATGCCTCTTTGTTACTGGAAGTTTAACACTTTCGATGCTCAGACGTTCCCTATATTTTCCAACAAGCTCTTCACTTCTACTGGGCATAAATACGACACTACCAAGATCTTAACACCCCAGTTTGATCTTAATATTGATGCCTATAATAGTTACGGCAAGCTTTATCTTAGCCCCCTTTTCGCTTTGTCCATTGGATCAGGATTTGCAAGATTTACTGCAACCCTCGTTCATGTGGCACTGTTTCACGGAAG TGCTATTTTGAAGCAAAGCAAATCGGCAATGAAGAATGCGAAAATGGATATCCAtgagaaattgatgaaaaattaCAAACAAGTGCCTGAGTGGTGGTTCCTTGTTTTGTTAACGGTGAGCATCATCCTGTCCTTGGTGATGTCTTTTGTGTGGAAAGAAACTGTGCAGCTGCCATGGTGGGGTTTGCTGTTTGCCTTTGTCTTGTCTTTTATCGTAACCCTCCCTGTTGGAGTCATTCAAGCTACCACTAACCAA CAACCTGGATTTGATATCATAGCACAATTCATGATTGGGTATGTTCTACCAGGAAAACCAATTGCAAACTTgcttttcaaaatttatggacGAATCAGCACTGTCCACGCTCTTTCTTTCCTGTCTGACCTCAAACTTGGGCACTATATGAAGATTCCACCTCGGTGCATGTACACTGCTCAG CTGGTGGGAACTCTAGTTTCCGGTGTTGTGAACCTTGCAGTTGCATGGTGGATGCTGGAAAGCATCGACAACATATGCGATGTTGAATCCCAAAATCCAAACAGCCCGTGGACTTGTCCTAAATACAGAGTCACCTTCGATGCTTCTGTTATATGGGGTCTGATTGGACCAAGGCGACTGTTTGGACCTGGAGGATTGTATAGGAACTTGGTGTGGCTATTCCTTGTTGGAGTTTTCTTGCCGGTTCCAATCTGGGTGATGAGCAAAATCTTCCCAGACAAGAAATGGATTCCCTTGATCAACATGCCAGTCATCCTTTATGGCTTTGCGGGGATGCCACCTGCAACTCCCACTAACATAGCAAGCTGGCTTATCACTGGAGGTATCTTCAACTACTTTGTGTTCAAATACCACAAGCGCTGGTGGCAGAAATACAACTACGTCCTGTCTGCAGCGTTGGATGCTGGTACAGCTTTCATGGGCGTCCTCCTCTTCTTCGCCTTGCAGAATCCAAAGCACGAATTGAAATGGTGGGGGACTACACTCGATCATTGTCCTCTAGCGACATGCCCCATTGCACCAGGTATTCACGTTGACGGATGTCCAGTTTTTTAA